A genome region from Chlorobaculum tepidum TLS includes the following:
- a CDS encoding transcriptional regulator, which translates to MIFPCEKAVWYYLPQIRADIAKELVKTGMTQSSAAKMLGVTPAAVSQYLHKKRGGQTIKSRLYKQEIRNAVDKLRDGAAEPELYSIVCNCCQILKNDDKEIGGSSYGDKTAG; encoded by the coding sequence ATGATATTTCCATGTGAAAAAGCTGTGTGGTATTATCTGCCACAAATCAGGGCGGATATTGCTAAAGAGCTGGTTAAAACGGGCATGACCCAGTCCAGTGCCGCCAAAATGCTGGGTGTCACGCCAGCGGCGGTCTCACAGTACCTGCACAAAAAGCGTGGTGGACAGACTATAAAATCGCGCCTTTACAAGCAGGAGATTCGCAACGCCGTGGACAAGCTTCGTGATGGCGCGGCGGAACCGGAGTTGTACTCCATTGTTTGCAACTGTTGTCAGATATTGAAGAACGATGATAAGGAGATTGGTGGTAGCAGTTATGGTGATAAAACAGCAGGTTAA
- a CDS encoding TIGR00730 family Rossman fold protein, producing the protein MADQECKKPGWAVPPPKPFSSEEISLLPGSEFMADGWRVFKIMAEFVNGFETMSRIGPAVTVFGSTRVKEGDAEYQLGETMGKLLAETGFAVITGGGPGAMEAANKGAQSKGGASVGFNIKLPNQQRPNRYIDYDKLVTFEYFFIRKVMFLKYSQAFIVLPGGFGTLDELSEAITLIQTGKSQKFPVIMMVADYWGDFYGWIKKRMLDEHGFIRESDLDFIFIEDDPAKVIEIILSFYPEGYRINF; encoded by the coding sequence ATGGCAGACCAGGAGTGCAAAAAACCGGGCTGGGCCGTTCCGCCGCCGAAGCCCTTCTCTTCCGAAGAGATTTCGCTCCTGCCGGGCAGCGAGTTCATGGCCGATGGCTGGCGCGTATTCAAGATCATGGCGGAGTTTGTCAACGGCTTCGAGACCATGTCGCGCATCGGCCCGGCGGTCACGGTGTTCGGCTCGACGCGGGTCAAAGAGGGAGACGCCGAGTACCAGCTTGGCGAAACGATGGGCAAGCTGCTCGCCGAAACCGGATTCGCCGTTATCACCGGCGGCGGCCCCGGCGCAATGGAGGCGGCCAACAAAGGGGCGCAGAGCAAAGGCGGCGCGTCGGTCGGCTTCAACATCAAACTGCCCAACCAGCAGCGCCCGAACCGCTACATCGATTACGACAAACTCGTCACCTTCGAGTACTTTTTCATCCGCAAGGTGATGTTCCTCAAATACTCGCAGGCATTCATCGTGCTGCCGGGCGGCTTTGGCACGCTCGACGAGCTGTCCGAAGCGATCACTCTCATCCAGACCGGCAAGAGCCAGAAATTTCCGGTGATCATGATGGTGGCTGACTACTGGGGCGACTTCTACGGCTGGATCAAAAAACGGATGCTCGACGAGCACGGCTTCATCAGAGAGTCAGACCTCGACTTCATCTTCATCGAGGACGATCCTGCCAAGGTTATCGAAATCATCCTCAGCTTCTATCCCGAAGGGTACAGGATCAATTTTTAG
- a CDS encoding cytochrome c biogenesis protein has protein sequence MTLVEFPAITFAAVVCWAVGSLLQIPAKNSKVSGPLSWLFLFSGTLVLVWFLASYWIALDRPPLRTLGETRLWYATLIPVVGFLVEYRYKIGWLKYYCMGLATVFLGINYMHPDVFEKALMPALQSPWFVPHVVVYLVGYVLLAASAVSGWHNVFLNFRGKRSAKGESMAHYLALLGFVLLTFGLIFGALWAKEAWGHYWTWDPKETWAFISWLAYLGYLHLVACKTDPRKLQWYLGLAFFVLLVCWFGVNYLPSAQNSVHTYSGAS, from the coding sequence ATGACCCTGGTAGAATTTCCGGCAATAACCTTCGCGGCGGTTGTGTGCTGGGCGGTAGGGAGCCTCTTGCAGATTCCGGCGAAAAACTCCAAAGTGTCAGGCCCTCTCTCCTGGCTTTTCCTGTTCTCAGGAACGTTGGTTCTCGTATGGTTTCTTGCCTCTTACTGGATAGCTCTCGATCGCCCGCCCCTTCGCACGCTCGGTGAAACGAGGCTCTGGTATGCGACGCTCATTCCCGTTGTCGGTTTCCTGGTCGAGTACCGCTACAAGATTGGCTGGCTCAAGTACTACTGCATGGGGTTGGCAACGGTGTTTCTCGGTATCAACTACATGCACCCCGACGTCTTCGAGAAGGCCCTTATGCCTGCGTTGCAGAGCCCGTGGTTCGTGCCGCACGTGGTGGTGTATCTGGTAGGCTATGTGCTGCTGGCGGCCTCGGCGGTCTCCGGCTGGCACAACGTTTTTCTCAACTTCCGTGGCAAGCGTTCTGCAAAGGGGGAGTCGATGGCTCATTATCTCGCCCTGCTTGGATTTGTGTTGCTCACCTTCGGGCTGATTTTCGGCGCACTCTGGGCCAAGGAGGCGTGGGGGCACTACTGGACCTGGGATCCGAAGGAGACGTGGGCTTTCATTTCGTGGCTGGCGTACCTTGGCTACCTGCACTTGGTGGCCTGCAAGACCGACCCGCGCAAGCTCCAGTGGTACCTCGGGCTAGCGTTTTTCGTGCTGCTGGTCTGCTGGTTCGGCGTGAACTACCTCCCCTCGGCGCAGAACAGCGTGCACACCTACTCGGGCGCAAGCTGA
- the accD gene encoding acetyl-CoA carboxylase, carboxyltransferase subunit beta: protein MVWFKRAIPSIRTKDKRDTPEGLWSKCDSCGAALHKKQLEDHLYTCPHCGFHFRISPDLYFSFLFDDGKWEEFDAQLRAADPLKFVDTKPYPERVRSTMQKSGKSEACRNATGKLGGSDAVISGMDFGFIGGSMGSVVGEKIARAADKSVELNAPLIVISQSGGARMMEGAFSLMQMAKTSARLTRLGERGIPFISLMTDPTMGGISASFAMLGDLNISEPKALIGFAGPRVIRDTIKRDLPEGFQRAEFLQKHGFVDTIVHRKDLRAQLIKLLGHMK from the coding sequence ATGGTCTGGTTCAAACGGGCGATTCCTTCGATACGAACAAAGGACAAGCGAGATACTCCGGAAGGGCTGTGGTCGAAATGCGATTCGTGCGGCGCTGCGCTGCACAAGAAACAGCTTGAAGATCACCTCTATACCTGTCCGCATTGCGGTTTTCATTTCCGCATATCGCCAGACCTTTATTTTTCCTTTCTGTTCGATGACGGGAAGTGGGAGGAGTTCGACGCGCAGCTCAGGGCTGCCGATCCGCTCAAGTTCGTCGATACCAAGCCTTACCCTGAGCGCGTTCGCTCCACGATGCAGAAATCGGGCAAAAGCGAGGCATGCCGGAACGCTACCGGCAAGCTCGGTGGCTCCGACGCGGTTATTTCGGGCATGGATTTCGGCTTCATCGGCGGCTCAATGGGTTCAGTGGTCGGTGAGAAGATCGCCCGCGCCGCCGACAAGAGCGTGGAGCTGAACGCGCCGCTCATCGTGATTTCGCAGTCTGGCGGCGCGCGCATGATGGAGGGGGCCTTTAGTCTTATGCAGATGGCCAAGACCTCGGCGCGGCTGACGCGCCTCGGCGAGCGCGGTATTCCGTTCATCTCGCTCATGACCGATCCGACGATGGGCGGCATCAGCGCTTCTTTCGCCATGCTCGGAGACCTGAACATCAGCGAGCCGAAAGCGCTTATTGGCTTTGCCGGGCCGCGCGTCATCCGCGATACCATCAAACGCGATCTCCCCGAAGGCTTCCAGCGAGCCGAGTTTCTGCAGAAGCACGGTTTCGTTGACACTATCGTTCACCGCAAGGATTTGCGCGCGCAGCTCATCAAGCTGCTTGGGCATATGAAGTAA
- a CDS encoding aminodeoxychorismate/anthranilate synthase component II: MILVIDNYDSFTYNLVQYIGELGAEVAVYRNDELTVEQALALEPEKIVISPGPGTPADAGISIPLINVVKGNIPLFGVCLGHQAIGEALGGKVVRAGQIMHGKTSQIYHDGKGVFRGLPNPFTATRYHSLVVERESLPAELEITAWTEDGVIMGLQSSELGLYGVQFHPESIMTSVGHDLIRNFLEL; encoded by the coding sequence ATGATTCTTGTTATAGACAATTACGACTCGTTTACGTACAACCTTGTCCAGTACATCGGCGAACTTGGGGCTGAGGTCGCGGTGTACCGGAACGACGAACTGACCGTCGAGCAGGCGCTGGCGCTTGAGCCGGAGAAGATCGTCATCTCTCCGGGGCCGGGTACGCCTGCGGATGCCGGAATCTCCATTCCGCTCATCAACGTCGTCAAGGGCAACATTCCGCTCTTCGGCGTCTGCCTCGGCCATCAGGCCATCGGCGAAGCGCTCGGCGGCAAGGTCGTTCGCGCCGGGCAGATCATGCACGGCAAGACCTCGCAGATTTATCACGACGGCAAAGGGGTGTTCCGCGGCCTTCCCAATCCCTTTACGGCGACCCGCTACCACTCGCTCGTCGTGGAGCGCGAAAGCCTGCCAGCAGAGCTTGAAATCACGGCATGGACTGAAGACGGCGTCATCATGGGTCTCCAGTCCAGCGAACTTGGCCTGTACGGCGTGCAGTTCCATCCCGAATCGATCATGACCTCGGTCGGCCACGACCTCATCAGGAACTTCCTTGAACTCTGA
- a CDS encoding cytochrome c biogenesis protein ResB, whose protein sequence is MSGSSKTVKTGSAPAGFRDAALFTFVAILAGFGIELLTSGGGINVPGWPFNLVFLLLFGAVIFTVGLMFREHPVVSWLGGIPLGLSLIVGLALLSLVGGVLPQDKYPPDSIVALLRLNGMFSSWPFAFVTLLFLFNLGLSLVWKTIPFRVANLQFMLFHGGFWLALSCGLLGTAQLERLVVPLYEGKESDVAYNRESETAIHLPFSIYLKDFQIDEYTPQFALYDPQKDQVIEPKSKLMPELRKGVKAEWAGIGSVTVLDYLPDALPDANGTPVPVEGKKGVPFAKVRIDENGKISEQWISSGGPQLKPRFVPMGNAFIVMADGAPKAFRSDVTLIGAGGERKAGTLEVNKPVDFHGWKLYQVGYDEKAGRWSTLSLVEAVRDPWLPAVYLGFFMIMAGNVLYFWKGFKKMEEA, encoded by the coding sequence ATGTCAGGAAGCAGCAAAACAGTAAAAACCGGTTCAGCGCCAGCCGGTTTCAGGGACGCGGCGCTTTTCACTTTTGTTGCGATTCTGGCCGGATTCGGCATTGAGCTGCTCACCTCGGGCGGCGGGATTAATGTTCCGGGCTGGCCGTTCAACCTTGTTTTTCTGCTTCTTTTCGGAGCAGTGATTTTTACGGTTGGACTTATGTTCAGGGAGCATCCGGTGGTTTCGTGGCTTGGCGGCATTCCGCTCGGGCTGAGCCTGATCGTCGGCCTCGCGCTGCTTTCGCTGGTTGGCGGCGTCTTGCCGCAGGACAAGTATCCGCCCGATTCGATCGTGGCGCTTCTGCGGCTGAACGGAATGTTTTCGAGCTGGCCTTTCGCCTTTGTCACCCTTTTGTTTCTGTTCAATCTCGGCCTTTCTCTGGTCTGGAAGACCATTCCGTTCAGAGTGGCCAACCTCCAGTTCATGCTCTTTCACGGAGGATTCTGGCTTGCGCTCTCCTGCGGCCTGCTTGGCACGGCGCAGCTGGAACGCCTGGTGGTGCCGCTGTATGAGGGCAAGGAGAGCGATGTGGCTTACAATCGTGAATCCGAGACGGCGATTCATCTTCCCTTTTCCATCTACCTGAAAGATTTTCAGATCGACGAGTATACACCTCAGTTCGCCTTGTACGATCCGCAGAAAGACCAGGTTATCGAGCCGAAATCGAAACTCATGCCCGAGCTTCGCAAGGGGGTGAAGGCCGAGTGGGCGGGGATCGGTTCGGTGACGGTGCTCGACTATCTGCCCGACGCGCTGCCCGATGCAAACGGCACGCCGGTACCGGTGGAGGGCAAGAAAGGGGTGCCTTTCGCCAAGGTGAGAATCGATGAAAACGGCAAGATTTCGGAGCAATGGATCAGCTCGGGCGGGCCACAGCTCAAGCCGCGCTTCGTTCCAATGGGCAACGCTTTCATCGTGATGGCCGACGGCGCACCCAAGGCGTTCCGCTCGGATGTGACGCTGATTGGCGCGGGGGGCGAGCGCAAGGCGGGGACGCTCGAAGTGAACAAGCCGGTCGATTTTCACGGCTGGAAACTCTATCAGGTCGGTTACGACGAAAAGGCCGGGCGCTGGTCAACCCTGAGCCTGGTCGAGGCGGTCAGGGACCCTTGGCTGCCGGCGGTCTATCTTGGATTCTTCATGATTATGGCTGGCAACGTTTTGTATTTCTGGAAAGGCTTTAAAAAGATGGAGGAGGCATGA
- the surE gene encoding 5'/3'-nucleotidase SurE yields MTTKPQKPHILVCNDDGIEGLGLHALAASMKKLGSVTVVAPAEPQSGKSHGMTLGEPLRIRRYQKNNRFFGYTVSGTPVDCIKVALSHILDAKPDLIVSGINYGSNTAMNSLYSGTVAAAREGAIQNVPSLAFSLTTYENADFTYAAKFARQLAREVLRRGMPPDTILSANIPNVPEKEIRGILFTRQGRSRWEESTIERHDMYGNPYYWLAGSLQLHDNDLAEDEYAVRHNYVAVTPITCDMTDHRFRSELETWGLQNTIKK; encoded by the coding sequence TTGACGACAAAACCGCAGAAACCGCACATTCTTGTCTGTAATGACGACGGTATCGAAGGCCTTGGCCTGCACGCGCTGGCTGCCTCGATGAAAAAGCTCGGCTCCGTGACGGTGGTCGCACCCGCCGAACCTCAAAGCGGCAAAAGCCACGGCATGACCCTTGGCGAACCGCTACGCATCAGGAGGTACCAGAAAAACAACCGTTTTTTTGGCTATACCGTCTCCGGCACGCCCGTAGACTGCATCAAGGTGGCGCTGAGCCACATCCTCGACGCGAAACCTGACCTCATCGTTTCGGGCATCAACTATGGCAGCAACACCGCCATGAACAGCCTCTATTCCGGAACGGTTGCCGCCGCCCGCGAGGGCGCGATCCAGAATGTGCCATCACTTGCCTTTTCGCTGACCACCTACGAAAACGCCGACTTCACCTACGCAGCCAAATTCGCCCGGCAACTGGCTCGCGAGGTACTCCGGCGCGGAATGCCACCCGACACCATCCTGTCGGCCAACATTCCCAACGTGCCCGAAAAAGAGATTCGCGGCATCCTGTTCACGCGGCAGGGGCGATCGCGATGGGAGGAGTCAACCATCGAGCGGCACGACATGTACGGCAACCCCTACTACTGGCTCGCCGGCTCGCTCCAGTTGCACGACAATGATCTCGCGGAGGACGAATACGCTGTGCGGCACAACTATGTGGCTGTCACACCCATCACCTGTGACATGACCGATCATCGCTTCAGAAGCGAACTCGAAACCTGGGGCCTCCAGAACACCATCAAGAAGTAA
- a CDS encoding heme-binding domain-containing protein, which produces MNNKTSIVAGWIIIASILIQFIPLDRVEHPSKPILGIPASVLAQLEAHCFDCHSSRTRWPQSAYIAPLSWYVTAKVRQARKAIDFSNFDALPDDGRRNIKRATSSLARSKGLSAHGEIPGFPKIKMTERERQALTEWAADNNRK; this is translated from the coding sequence ATGAATAACAAGACCAGTATCGTCGCTGGCTGGATCATCATCGCATCGATTCTGATCCAGTTTATCCCGCTGGATCGTGTCGAACACCCGTCGAAACCGATCCTGGGCATTCCTGCCAGCGTCCTTGCCCAGCTCGAAGCACACTGCTTTGACTGCCACTCCTCCCGGACCCGGTGGCCACAAAGCGCCTATATCGCGCCGCTCTCGTGGTACGTTACCGCAAAAGTCCGGCAAGCCCGCAAAGCAATAGACTTTTCAAACTTCGACGCGCTACCGGATGATGGCCGCCGTAACATCAAAAGAGCGACCTCCAGCCTCGCCAGATCGAAGGGCCTATCGGCACACGGCGAGATTCCAGGATTTCCAAAAATTAAAATGACCGAACGCGAACGGCAGGCACTGACTGAATGGGCTGCGGATAACAATCGTAAATAA
- the bshC gene encoding bacillithiol biosynthesis cysteine-adding enzyme BshC, whose product MNTFLIDYQRIRTPKKGFSKLFCDYSSESEARTKLLADCFHLDYRKDGDYYRHLGFLASRNFRREALVELLTEQNERFDGSERQQREIEKLRSPRCMAIVTGQQTGLFTGPLYTIYKALTAVVLARKQKELFPEYDFVPVFWIESEDHDFDEASSTVLFSGGGLEQITAEAAHRLPDQMAGATQLGASIGATVQEFLDLLPDTEFKPEIAEILESCYEPGVTFEIAFARTMNRLFREHPLILLSAQDTRFKQLAVEVLCREVETAPASSYDVVAQSSILESMGYPAQTKPRAVNLFYLNQLGQRLKIEQPSPDNFLIVPDRQRYTRHQLLEICQDHPEKFSPNVILRPIVQDAVLPTFAYIGGPGEISYLAQFRKAYEHFGLSMPFVIPRGSFTLVEPKIARTMDKVLKATGRPSFSRRQVYEAVFEDVQELRKSMVSGGDSQKLDALFEQVESEVTRSLSTLEPALVKMDPTLQAALSASSGQITKIIGTIKEKTYRAGRRKHDELLQQLDKAELNLFPDGKPQERSINIFHYLNKYGPSLIGELAKVLQGYSTEAHLIVEL is encoded by the coding sequence GTGAACACTTTCCTTATCGACTACCAGCGCATCCGGACACCAAAAAAGGGCTTTTCGAAGCTTTTCTGCGATTACAGCTCCGAAAGCGAGGCACGAACGAAACTGCTTGCAGACTGCTTCCATCTCGACTACCGCAAGGACGGCGACTACTACCGCCACCTCGGTTTTTTGGCGTCGCGCAACTTCCGCCGGGAAGCGCTCGTGGAGCTGCTGACGGAGCAGAACGAACGGTTCGACGGCTCGGAGCGCCAGCAGCGAGAAATCGAAAAGCTGCGCTCGCCGCGCTGCATGGCCATCGTCACCGGCCAGCAGACCGGACTCTTCACCGGCCCGCTCTACACGATTTACAAGGCGCTGACCGCCGTGGTGCTCGCCCGCAAGCAGAAGGAGCTGTTCCCGGAGTATGACTTCGTGCCGGTGTTCTGGATCGAAAGCGAAGATCACGATTTCGACGAAGCGTCATCGACCGTACTCTTCTCCGGCGGAGGCCTCGAACAGATCACAGCGGAAGCCGCGCATCGCCTCCCCGACCAGATGGCTGGAGCCACACAGCTCGGCGCGAGCATCGGCGCAACGGTGCAGGAGTTCCTTGACCTCTTGCCCGACACGGAGTTCAAGCCGGAGATCGCGGAAATACTCGAATCCTGCTACGAACCGGGCGTCACCTTCGAGATCGCCTTTGCCCGCACGATGAACCGGCTCTTCAGGGAACACCCGCTGATCCTGCTTTCGGCGCAGGACACGCGCTTCAAGCAACTGGCGGTCGAGGTACTCTGCCGAGAGGTCGAAACCGCGCCCGCCTCGTCGTACGACGTGGTGGCGCAAAGCTCGATCCTCGAATCGATGGGTTACCCGGCGCAGACCAAGCCGCGCGCAGTCAACCTCTTCTACCTCAACCAGCTCGGCCAGCGCCTGAAGATCGAGCAGCCCTCGCCCGACAACTTTCTCATCGTGCCTGACCGGCAGCGTTACACGCGCCACCAGTTGCTTGAAATCTGCCAGGATCATCCCGAAAAATTCAGCCCGAACGTCATCCTCCGCCCGATCGTGCAGGACGCCGTGCTGCCAACCTTCGCCTACATCGGTGGCCCCGGCGAAATCAGCTATCTGGCGCAGTTCCGCAAGGCGTACGAGCACTTCGGCCTCTCGATGCCCTTCGTGATTCCGCGCGGCAGCTTCACGCTCGTCGAGCCGAAGATCGCCCGCACGATGGACAAGGTGCTCAAGGCGACTGGAAGGCCGAGCTTTTCGCGAAGGCAGGTGTACGAAGCGGTATTCGAAGATGTGCAGGAGCTGCGAAAATCGATGGTTTCAGGCGGCGACAGTCAGAAGCTCGACGCCCTGTTCGAGCAGGTGGAATCGGAGGTCACCCGGTCGCTCTCGACGCTGGAACCGGCGCTCGTCAAGATGGATCCGACCTTGCAGGCAGCGCTGTCCGCCTCGTCAGGCCAGATCACGAAAATCATCGGCACCATAAAGGAGAAAACGTACCGCGCAGGTCGGCGGAAGCACGACGAGCTTTTACAGCAGCTCGACAAGGCAGAGCTGAACCTGTTCCCGGATGGCAAACCACAGGAACGAAGCATCAACATCTTCCACTACCTCAACAAGTACGGCCCGTCGCTGATTGGCGAACTGGCCAAGGTGCTCCAGGGCTACTCGACCGAAGCGCATCTGATCGTGGAGTTGTAG
- a CDS encoding BamA/TamA family outer membrane protein produces the protein MRPLRKTVGLALSGGGANSIAQIGVLKALEEENVPIDFIAGTSMGALIGGLYSSGYSASELESLAHSLPWQKLVSLDNEAPRTNTYLEQKSIRDRASIAIRFEKFKLVVPKSLSASQTLTRTIDLLILNAPYHTAHSFSDLPVGFRAVSTDLLSGQRVTLTSGPLSEAMRASSTIPILNLPIKRNGQKLADGGLVANLPVDELDHFDAGYKVAVDTHGRMYTDSSDIDVPWKAADQAMTILTQIQYPQQLEKADMVITPDISNHKATDFSDIRELIAAGYAKGRLLAPIIKRNIQLAPRHDIDIAGFSKSIEGIPNSAGYIEQARTARAIVRSDNRIRKILDELLQTGLFTRVHARLDRRSRSVTFVLEPLPRIEKIEVTGGPANAIPEKEISDTFLPITGKLYTSEIATGSLEKLIRLYRDKGYSLVGIERASVSGETLTIRLTSGRIENVKIEQDRKLTKPLTVRRELAVDTTKAFRYAEAEKTISNLYGTGVFNRVSLSTENPDEQSDNPNSTLRIKLDEKLPTVLRIGVRYDETSNAQLLLDFRNENLYGTGNSAGVWAKIGQKNNRFNLEFSMPRIGSTPLTMFTRAFFDQRDFETRQLALIGQSGLQATGEPRSLGIQRYGITTSFGTRIGKNGRLTADFTVQNAQSYIRDNIDEPFATGNVNLASIGGQFTFDNRDSSFLPSGGRYTNIRYTSTSALLNNADSFWQFSALHEENFSISSATTLQLTALAGTSSEEVPLSEKFFLGGTGNAYSYRFIGLKDSDLIGNNIAVAGAMLRYKVPMQLLFPTSLTLSYNIGNVWEKRKQMSISKLIQGVGAGLVWDTPIGPAQFTVAKPFAFERDDVNDSARIDFTDTVFYFSLGHDF, from the coding sequence ATGCGTCCGCTGCGCAAAACCGTCGGGCTGGCCCTGTCGGGAGGCGGAGCGAACAGCATCGCCCAGATCGGCGTGCTCAAGGCGCTGGAGGAGGAGAATGTGCCCATCGACTTCATCGCCGGAACCAGCATGGGCGCGCTGATCGGCGGGTTGTACAGCTCGGGCTACAGCGCGTCGGAACTTGAATCGCTGGCCCACTCTCTCCCTTGGCAGAAGCTGGTTTCCCTCGATAACGAAGCGCCCAGAACCAACACCTATCTTGAGCAGAAAAGCATCCGGGACCGGGCTTCCATCGCCATCCGGTTCGAAAAATTCAAGCTGGTCGTGCCAAAATCGTTGAGCGCGTCTCAAACGCTCACCCGAACCATCGACCTGCTTATACTGAACGCCCCCTATCACACCGCTCACTCGTTTTCCGACCTGCCTGTCGGGTTCCGGGCGGTCTCTACCGACCTGTTGTCGGGCCAACGGGTGACGCTCACCTCGGGACCGCTCTCTGAGGCGATGCGCGCCAGCAGCACCATTCCGATCCTCAATCTGCCAATCAAACGGAACGGCCAGAAGCTGGCCGACGGAGGGCTGGTGGCCAACCTCCCCGTCGATGAGCTGGATCATTTCGATGCAGGCTACAAGGTGGCCGTGGACACGCATGGCAGAATGTACACCGACAGCAGCGACATCGACGTGCCGTGGAAAGCCGCCGACCAGGCGATGACCATTCTGACGCAGATCCAGTACCCGCAGCAGCTCGAAAAGGCCGATATGGTCATCACCCCCGACATCAGCAACCACAAGGCGACCGACTTTTCAGACATTCGCGAGTTGATCGCCGCCGGGTACGCCAAGGGCCGCCTGCTCGCTCCGATCATCAAGCGGAACATCCAGCTCGCCCCGCGACACGACATCGACATTGCCGGATTCAGCAAAAGCATCGAGGGCATTCCGAACTCCGCCGGGTACATCGAGCAGGCACGGACGGCAAGGGCCATCGTGCGCAGCGACAACCGCATCAGGAAAATTCTCGACGAGCTGCTCCAGACCGGCCTGTTCACGCGCGTGCACGCCCGCCTCGACCGCCGGTCGAGAAGCGTGACGTTTGTGCTCGAACCGTTGCCGAGAATCGAAAAAATCGAGGTGACGGGCGGCCCAGCCAACGCCATTCCGGAAAAGGAGATAAGCGACACATTCCTGCCGATAACCGGCAAGCTCTACACCAGCGAGATCGCGACCGGCTCGCTTGAAAAGCTGATCCGGCTCTACCGCGATAAAGGGTACAGCCTCGTAGGCATCGAAAGGGCCTCAGTCTCCGGCGAGACGCTCACGATCCGGCTCACATCGGGCAGAATTGAAAACGTGAAAATCGAGCAAGACAGAAAGCTCACCAAACCGCTGACCGTTCGCCGGGAGCTGGCCGTTGACACCACAAAGGCGTTCCGCTACGCCGAAGCTGAAAAAACGATCAGCAACCTTTACGGCACGGGCGTGTTCAACCGGGTCTCGCTGAGCACCGAAAATCCGGACGAGCAAAGCGACAACCCAAACAGCACCCTGCGGATCAAGCTCGACGAGAAGCTGCCGACCGTGCTGCGCATCGGCGTGCGCTACGATGAAACCTCGAACGCGCAGCTCCTGCTCGATTTCCGCAACGAGAACCTTTACGGCACCGGAAACTCTGCCGGAGTGTGGGCCAAAATCGGGCAGAAGAACAATCGCTTCAACCTCGAATTCAGTATGCCGCGCATCGGAAGCACGCCTCTGACGATGTTCACCAGAGCGTTTTTCGACCAGCGCGACTTCGAAACACGCCAGCTGGCGCTCATCGGGCAATCAGGCTTGCAGGCCACCGGAGAGCCGCGCTCGCTCGGCATCCAGCGTTACGGCATCACGACCTCGTTCGGCACCCGAATCGGGAAAAACGGCCGTCTGACGGCGGACTTTACCGTGCAAAACGCTCAGTCCTATATCAGGGACAACATCGATGAGCCATTCGCCACCGGAAACGTCAACCTGGCCTCCATCGGTGGTCAGTTCACCTTCGACAATCGTGACAGCTCGTTCCTACCTTCGGGCGGACGATATACAAATATCCGGTACACATCGACCTCCGCTCTCCTCAACAATGCGGACAGCTTCTGGCAATTCTCGGCATTGCATGAGGAGAACTTCTCGATCAGTTCAGCCACCACGCTCCAGCTGACGGCCCTTGCCGGAACCAGCAGCGAGGAGGTTCCGCTTTCGGAGAAGTTCTTCCTCGGCGGAACGGGAAACGCCTACAGCTACCGCTTTATTGGATTGAAGGACAGCGACCTGATCGGCAACAACATCGCCGTTGCCGGGGCCATGCTCCGCTACAAAGTCCCGATGCAACTTCTTTTTCCGACCTCTTTGACCCTGTCGTATAACATCGGCAATGTGTGGGAGAAGCGCAAGCAGATGTCGATCAGCAAGCTGATCCAGGGAGTAGGTGCCGGGCTGGTCTGGGATACGCCAATCGGCCCGGCGCAGTTCACCGTCGCCAAGCCGTTCGCATTTGAACGCGACGACGTCAATGATTCAGCCAGGATCGACTTTACCGATACCGTGTTTTACTTCAGCCTCGGCCATGACTTCTGA